The genomic interval TCAGAACTGCACTTGCACAATACAAACCGGCAGAGATTAAGCCAAATAATGCCACAGCGGCATCTCCGCCTTGAACATCACAATTCATAAAAGTGTAACCCCGGCCTGCATACAAACGGTGTCTTAATCTGCAAACTTCGGTGCTATTTACCTTAATTATGAGATGCAAGTAAAGTGCAACACCCACTATATACCCTATGCATGCAAGAATGTTGAACACAAATTCAGCTATCAGAAGTTTTGGAGAAATACGGTGAAGAGGTTTTGCACCACCCACCAGAAAAAGAATTGTGAGAGAACCAATGACAATGCAGAATGTCACCCCTCCATACACGCCAGGAGCTCTCATCTGAGTGAACTGCATATCATATTCCCGGACCTGCTTCAGCTCCGTGCCTTGGAAAGGGCTATATGCTGAATCAATGCTGAAAGCGCCTATCCCAAGGCCTCCCATGGACGTGTATCCAGAAATTGCTGCTTGCGATGCTGCCACACAGATCAGGACCATGAAGTTGGTTATGATTTCAGAAAACTGCAAGACACCTGCAaacaaaatataaatattttgAAACCTCACAATCATAAAATAACTTCAGACTGCAAAGATGAAACATTGGCCTTGCTCTCCCTTGGTTAGTTACTTAAAAAATTATCGCACAGAATGGCTTCTTTGTGCTTATAGTCAtaaaatgccagagacccgggtttgatcctgactacgtgagGGTGATCCTGCCTgtggcacgttctccctgtgctctgatttcgtcccacattccaaagacatgcaggtttgtaggttaattggctttaaattatcccaagtgtatACGACTAGAACAAGTGtccgagtgatcgctggtcgacgtgaaattggtggactgaagggtctctttccatgctgtatctctaaactaatcagtgTG from Amblyraja radiata isolate CabotCenter1 chromosome 2, sAmbRad1.1.pri, whole genome shotgun sequence carries:
- the LOC116991151 gene encoding MARVEL domain-containing protein 3-like, giving the protein MSSKVPRHSDGSRSTNRPHRERRPRDRPTTESNHSGRRRMEDRRDHNTTQPSREPYPPSERHANDPPEESYARQPTTRDTPSSSAPPVYSSVSQANTPPKESFGTKCSYLCSRRGVLQFSEIITNFMVLICVAASQAAISGYTSMGGLGIGAFSIDSAYSPFQGTELKQVREYDMQFTQMRAPGVYGGVTFCIVIGSLTILFLVGGAKPLHRISPKLLIAEFVFNILACIGYIVGVALYLHLIIKVNSTEVCRLRHRLYAGRGYTFMNCDVQGGDAAVALFGLISAGLYCASAVLSFLKLRTVKKVIYVNNAVQHSLEKDEYKKRINHQEVKTDVDLTTFV